The following coding sequences lie in one Spinacia oleracea cultivar Varoflay chromosome 1, BTI_SOV_V1, whole genome shotgun sequence genomic window:
- the LOC110804428 gene encoding peroxisomal 2,4-dienoyl-CoA reductase [(3E)-enoyl-CoA-producing], translated as MDSPFKDDALKGKVALLTGGGSGIGFEISTQFGKHGASIAIMGRRRQALDAAVSALASLGIPAIGFEGDVRKPEDARRVVESTFQHYGRIDILVNAAAGNFLVSAEDLSPNGFRTVMDIDSVGTFTMCHEVLKYLKKGGPGRTSSSGGVILNISATLHYTASWYQIHVSAAKAAVDATTRNLALEWGTDYDIRVNGIAPGPISDTPGMSKLVPEEITNKSMDHMTLYKLGEKWDIAMAAVYLASDAGKYVNGSILPVDGGHWLSRPRHLPKDAVKQLSRAIEKKSRTAPVGLPKSKL; from the exons ATGGATTCTCCATTCAAGGACGATGCTCTCAAGGGAAAAGTGGCATTGTTAACAGGAGGTGGTTCTGGTATTGGATTCGAGATTTCAACTCAATTTGGCAAACATGGTGCTTCCATTGCAATCATGGGTAGGCGTAGACAAGCTCTTGATGCTGCTGTCTCCGCTCTTGCTTCCCTCGGCATTCCT GCCATTGGGTTTGAAGGGGATGTCCGCAAGCCGGAAGATGCAAGGAGGGTAGTGGAATCAACTTTCCAGCATTATGGAAGAATTGACATTCTTGTGAATGCTGCAGCTGGAAATTTTCTAGTGTCTGCAGAGGATTTATCCCCTAATGGATTTCGAACAG TGATGGATATTGATTCTGTTGGGACATTTACCATGTGCCATGAAGTACTTAAGTACCTCAAGAAAGGAGGCCCAGGAAGAACTTCATCCAGTGGTGGGGTAATATTAAATATAAGTGCTACATTGCACTACACGGCTTCTTGGTATCAAATTCATGTATCTGCAGCCAAG GCGGCTGTTGATGCAACTACCAGAAACTTGGCGTTGGAATGGGGTACAGATTATGATATTAGAGTTAATGGAATAGCGCCAGGTCCAATTAGTGATACACCTGGCATGAGTAAACTTGTACCGGAAGAGATAACAAACAAATCTATGGATCACATGACACTTTATAAACTAGGCGAGAAATGGGATATTGCTATGGCTGCTGTATATCTTGCCTCTGATGCAG GTAAATATGTAAATGGATCAATTCTTCCGGTAGATGGAGGACACTGGCTGAGTCGGCCACGCCATCTTCCCAAAGATGCAGTGAAGCAACTTTCTCGTGCAATTGAGAAGAAATCAAGAACTGCACCAGTTGGGCTTCCCAAGAGCAAGCTTTGA